A single region of the Novosphingobium sp. SL115 genome encodes:
- the rpmF gene encoding 50S ribosomal protein L32 has translation MAVPKRKTSPSRRGMRRSHDALSPEAFHECSNCGELKRPHMLCNACGHYNGREVIAVGL, from the coding sequence ATGGCCGTCCCCAAAAGAAAGACTTCGCCCTCCCGCCGGGGCATGCGCCGCAGCCACGATGCGCTGTCGCCCGAAGCGTTCCACGAATGCTCGAACTGCGGTGAACTCAAGCGTCCACACATGCTGTGCAATGCTTGCGGTCACTACAACGGTCGCGAAGTCATCGCTGTCGGGCTTTAA
- the plsX gene encoding phosphate acyltransferase PlsX yields the protein MSLPRIAVDAMGGDEGVRVMVEGAALARRRHDRFNFLLVGDEARIKQALDNHPNLRGASEILHAPDIVSGDEKPTQALRRAKTTSMGLAINAVKQGHAGAAVSAGNTGALMAMAKLALRTMPGIDRPALSALLPTLGEHDLVMLDLGANTDCDARNLVQFAIMGAAYARIVSNLDAPRVRLLNIGTEETKGTDALRDAANQLKELAGDLALSFDGFTEADKLSRGDVDVVVTDGFSGNIALKSMEGAARFVADLLRRSFSSSLRSKFGFLISRPATELLKHHLDPNNHNGAVFLGLNGIVVKSHGGASALGVANAVAVTARLLEENLTERIEADLARVGAEAIRTSGRSGGRGKAASVNGENAA from the coding sequence ATGAGCCTGCCGCGTATCGCCGTCGATGCGATGGGCGGTGATGAAGGTGTGCGTGTTATGGTTGAGGGTGCGGCGCTTGCCCGCCGTCGCCATGACCGCTTCAATTTCCTGCTCGTCGGGGATGAGGCACGCATCAAGCAGGCGCTTGATAATCACCCGAACCTGCGCGGGGCGTCGGAGATTCTCCACGCCCCCGACATCGTCTCTGGCGATGAAAAGCCCACACAAGCGCTGCGTCGTGCCAAGACCACATCAATGGGTCTTGCCATCAATGCAGTGAAGCAGGGCCATGCCGGTGCTGCGGTCAGTGCGGGCAATACCGGTGCGCTTATGGCCATGGCCAAGCTCGCGCTGCGCACCATGCCGGGCATTGATCGTCCGGCGCTTTCAGCACTTCTGCCGACCCTCGGCGAACATGACCTGGTCATGCTCGATCTTGGCGCGAACACTGATTGCGATGCCCGCAATCTGGTGCAGTTCGCCATTATGGGGGCGGCCTATGCCCGGATCGTCAGCAATCTGGATGCGCCGCGTGTGCGCCTGCTCAACATCGGCACTGAAGAAACCAAGGGCACGGATGCGCTGCGTGATGCGGCCAACCAGCTCAAGGAACTCGCAGGCGATCTGGCGCTGTCGTTCGACGGCTTTACCGAAGCAGACAAGCTTTCGCGCGGTGACGTTGATGTGGTGGTGACCGATGGATTTTCCGGCAATATCGCGCTGAAATCAATGGAAGGAGCGGCGCGTTTCGTGGCCGACTTGTTGCGTCGCAGCTTCTCGTCATCGCTGCGTTCGAAGTTCGGCTTCCTGATTTCGCGTCCGGCTACCGAACTTCTCAAGCACCATCTTGATCCCAACAACCACAACGGCGCGGTCTTCCTCGGCCTCAACGGCATTGTGGTGAAAAGCCATGGCGGCGCTTCTGCGCTGGGGGTGGCCAATGCCGTTGCTGTCACGGCGCGACTGCTGGAGGAAAACCTGACCGAACGCATCGAAGCCGACCTTGCCCGTGTCGGCGCAGAGGCTATTCGCACTTCTGGCCGCAGTGGCGGTCGTGGCAAAGCTGCATCGGTCAATGGCGAGAACGCGGCATGA
- a CDS encoding beta-ketoacyl-ACP synthase III: protein MSLRSVIRGSGSALPQRAVSNAEMATMVDTTDEWIVERTGIRQRYLAGEGETTSTLATEAARKALAAAGIDAARVDLIVLATATPDQTFPATATIVQHNLGCNGGIAFDVAAVCSGFLYALGTADSMIRTGMAKCALVIGAETFSRILDWEDRTTCVLFGDGAGAVVLEAQDVDASDPTAPGIIATRLHADGAHNELLYVDGGPSTTGTVGKLRMKGREVFRHAVTNLANVLNEVLAVSGHEAIDIDWVVPHQANFRILDATARKLSLPAEKVVVTVDRHANTSAASVPLAYDTAVRDGRIKAGDLVMFEAMGGGFTWGACLARV, encoded by the coding sequence ATGAGCCTGCGTTCCGTCATTCGTGGTAGCGGCTCGGCCCTGCCGCAACGTGCGGTCAGCAATGCTGAAATGGCAACCATGGTCGACACGACCGACGAATGGATCGTCGAACGCACCGGAATCCGCCAGCGTTATCTGGCGGGCGAGGGGGAAACCACTTCGACGCTGGCGACAGAGGCTGCCCGCAAAGCGTTGGCAGCTGCAGGAATTGACGCTGCGCGGGTCGACCTGATCGTGCTGGCCACGGCCACGCCGGACCAGACTTTTCCAGCCACAGCAACGATCGTTCAGCACAATCTGGGCTGTAATGGCGGTATCGCGTTTGATGTTGCTGCAGTGTGTTCTGGCTTTCTTTACGCGCTCGGCACTGCGGATTCGATGATCCGCACGGGTATGGCCAAGTGCGCGCTGGTGATTGGCGCGGAAACCTTCAGCCGCATTCTCGACTGGGAAGACCGCACGACTTGCGTGCTTTTTGGCGACGGTGCCGGCGCTGTCGTCTTGGAAGCGCAGGATGTTGACGCAAGCGATCCGACCGCGCCCGGTATCATCGCAACGCGCCTTCATGCTGACGGGGCGCACAACGAACTGCTTTATGTCGATGGTGGCCCATCTACTACCGGCACTGTCGGAAAGTTGCGGATGAAGGGGCGCGAAGTATTCCGTCACGCCGTGACGAACCTTGCCAATGTTCTGAACGAAGTGTTGGCAGTGTCTGGCCATGAGGCCATCGATATTGATTGGGTGGTGCCCCATCAGGCCAATTTCCGCATCCTTGATGCAACGGCCCGCAAGTTGAGCTTGCCTGCAGAAAAGGTGGTCGTGACGGTTGATCGTCACGCCAACACCAGCGCCGCGTCGGTCCCGCTGGCTTATGATACTGCGGTGCGCGATGGTCGTATCAAAGCCGGTGATCTGGTGATGTTCGAAGCTATGGGCGGTGGTTTTACGTGGGGCGCCTGTCTCGCCCGCGTGTAA
- a CDS encoding integration host factor subunit alpha, with protein MRSVGTLTRADLAESINRRVGLSRADSLEMVESILQHMCEALADGQNVKISGFGTFLLRDKAERVGRNPKTGIEVPITPRRVLSFRASQMLKDRICQQ; from the coding sequence ATGCGTTCTGTTGGTACACTGACACGAGCTGATCTTGCGGAGAGCATTAATCGCCGCGTTGGTCTTTCTCGTGCAGATTCGCTGGAAATGGTGGAATCCATTCTGCAGCATATGTGTGAAGCGCTGGCCGATGGTCAGAATGTCAAAATTTCCGGCTTTGGCACGTTCCTGTTGCGGGACAAGGCTGAACGGGTTGGCCGCAATCCCAAAACCGGGATTGAAGTGCCGATTACCCCACGCCGTGTTCTCAGCTTCCGCGCCAGCCAGATGCTGAAAGACCGCATCTGCCAGCAATGA
- a CDS encoding MerR family transcriptional regulator, whose product MNTQIFPDFGGDKAPEAFRTIGEVAKTLGIRQHVLRYWEEQFPTLRPLTRAGGRRYYRPDDVALIVEIDRLLNQQGYTIKGAKQALRGPKADIAVTQDAAPTQQDALQKSKSALPFSAASLQDIRDRLAAAIAD is encoded by the coding sequence ATGAATACACAGATTTTTCCTGATTTTGGGGGCGATAAAGCCCCTGAGGCTTTCCGAACCATCGGAGAAGTGGCGAAGACTCTTGGCATTCGCCAGCATGTCCTGCGCTATTGGGAAGAACAGTTTCCGACGCTCCGTCCGCTTACACGAGCGGGCGGACGTCGGTACTACCGGCCTGATGACGTGGCGCTGATCGTGGAAATCGACCGGCTGCTGAACCAGCAGGGCTATACCATAAAGGGTGCCAAACAGGCGCTACGCGGCCCAAAAGCGGACATTGCGGTTACACAGGACGCGGCTCCTACGCAGCAAGATGCGCTCCAAAAGTCTAAGAGCGCGTTGCCATTTTCGGCAGCATCGCTGCAGGACATTCGTGACCGATTGGCCGCAGCAATCGCGGATTGA
- a CDS encoding SixA phosphatase family protein, protein MKTLALFRHAKSDWSDARARDFDRPLNERGQRGARAMGEYIRSTARRFDRMIASPAVRAAETVEEASKAWGCTFKVEWDRRIYLASSATLIDLVKEISGDPASILMVGHNPGLEDLIFDLVPDDGSSPLRDVVEQKFPTATFAVMELAVDRWSDVTEGCGKLVELMRPRDLDASLGPVLVD, encoded by the coding sequence GTGAAAACACTCGCCCTGTTCCGCCACGCCAAGTCGGACTGGAGCGATGCGCGTGCGCGAGATTTTGACCGTCCATTGAATGAGCGCGGCCAGCGCGGCGCGCGCGCCATGGGTGAATATATCCGCTCCACCGCCCGGCGTTTTGACCGGATGATCGCCTCACCCGCCGTGCGCGCTGCCGAAACTGTTGAAGAAGCCAGCAAAGCCTGGGGCTGCACCTTCAAGGTTGAATGGGACCGGCGGATCTATCTTGCCAGTTCGGCCACGCTGATCGATCTGGTGAAGGAAATTTCGGGCGATCCTGCCAGCATCTTGATGGTGGGCCACAATCCGGGTTTGGAAGACCTGATCTTTGACCTGGTGCCCGATGACGGATCATCCCCCCTGCGCGATGTGGTGGAACAGAAGTTCCCCACTGCAACTTTCGCCGTCATGGAACTGGCAGTCGATCGCTGGAGCGATGTGACAGAGGGCTGCGGCAAGCTGGTCGAACTGATGCGACCACGCGATCTGGATGCTTCACTGGGACCAGTGCTGGTTGACTGA
- a CDS encoding ATP-dependent DNA helicase, with protein sequence MTERPALSLPAIHASHGGCWLRDGFSTRGVGKGDAIVAAADTPLLMLNAPLVASRLGYPDLSGLDLLELYAFIHPARFIVPTPKGLAHALGLDEPAGDDKVPLLLQEAAEALLATCERDDWSEREGAWTALQSLVRMRWPWATLLDPRIKKPERAERWLFSRLPEWEEAADRPQPAQVVLGETAITARLAALTGEGAEARPAQQDYAREAGRMFAPRSGQRQPHVVLAQAGTGTGKTFGYLAPASLWAESSGGTVWVSTYTKALQRQLRRESRRAFPAERDGKPPVVVRKGRENYLCLLNLEDALQGGFTGRAAILAQLIARWAAYSQDGDMIGGDLPGWLGTLFRKRGIAALTDQRGECVYAGCPHYRKCFIERAARASADAELVIANHALVMVNAARGRDAAQRPTRVVFDEGHHVFEAADSTFSAALTGAETIELRRWVIGPEGKSRGRRRGLSARLADVASYDEEGARAITQAREAAEALPGDGWLARVVEGMPSGPLEELLSAARALSYARDESGGQEAGYGLETEIVQLDGPFIEVAGRAQEALEALRKPLVRLGLRLEALIEDGPDWLDGPARARIEGARSAIGWRSDLIAGWVALLARLGGPGDPDYVDWIAVERSDGREWDVGLHRHFLDPMKPFAETVLAPAHGVMMTSATLRDGDDWDSAITRSGAPHLDIMPRLFSAESPFDYANQAEVLIVTDVPKGDIPALAAAYGRLIEASGGGALGLFTAIRRLRAVYGRIADRLARGGLPLFAQHVDPIDTGTLVDIFRDDPRASLLGTDALRDGVDVPGHSLRLVVMEQVPWPKPSILHRARRLEGGGQAHDDRIIRARLAQAFGRLIRSTGDKGHFIVLSAAFPSRLLSAFPAGTPIRRVTLDVALQSVSGGVSGLDAATTRDERIL encoded by the coding sequence GTGACAGAGCGCCCTGCCCTTTCGCTGCCCGCAATCCATGCCAGCCATGGCGGATGCTGGCTGCGCGACGGATTTTCCACGCGGGGCGTGGGCAAGGGCGATGCGATCGTGGCAGCAGCAGACACGCCGCTGCTCATGCTAAATGCCCCGCTTGTGGCCAGCCGCCTTGGCTATCCCGATCTTTCCGGGCTGGACCTGCTGGAACTCTACGCCTTCATCCACCCTGCCAGATTCATCGTGCCCACACCCAAAGGGCTGGCCCACGCGCTGGGGCTCGATGAACCTGCAGGCGATGACAAAGTGCCCCTGTTGTTACAGGAAGCCGCCGAAGCGCTTCTGGCAACGTGCGAGCGCGATGACTGGTCCGAACGCGAAGGCGCGTGGACTGCACTGCAATCGCTGGTGCGAATGCGCTGGCCATGGGCCACTTTGCTTGATCCCCGCATCAAAAAGCCCGAACGCGCCGAACGATGGCTGTTTTCGCGACTACCAGAATGGGAAGAAGCGGCCGACCGACCGCAACCTGCACAAGTTGTGCTGGGTGAAACCGCTATCACCGCGCGACTGGCAGCGCTGACCGGTGAAGGTGCTGAAGCGCGGCCTGCGCAGCAGGACTATGCGCGCGAAGCCGGCCGCATGTTTGCCCCGCGTAGTGGACAACGCCAGCCGCACGTGGTGCTGGCGCAGGCGGGCACAGGCACCGGCAAGACCTTCGGCTATCTGGCCCCGGCTTCGTTGTGGGCGGAAAGCTCTGGCGGTACGGTCTGGGTTTCAACTTATACCAAAGCTCTGCAGCGGCAGTTGCGCCGTGAAAGCCGCCGCGCCTTCCCCGCTGAACGGGATGGAAAGCCGCCGGTGGTCGTGCGCAAGGGGCGAGAAAATTATCTCTGCCTGCTGAATTTGGAAGACGCCCTACAAGGCGGTTTTACCGGGCGCGCGGCGATTCTAGCGCAACTGATCGCGCGATGGGCCGCCTACAGCCAGGACGGCGACATGATCGGCGGCGATCTGCCCGGCTGGCTTGGCACGCTGTTTCGCAAGCGTGGAATCGCAGCGTTGACCGACCAGCGCGGCGAATGTGTCTATGCCGGGTGCCCGCATTATCGGAAGTGCTTCATCGAACGCGCCGCGCGGGCTTCTGCCGATGCCGAACTTGTGATTGCCAATCACGCGCTGGTTATGGTCAACGCCGCGCGCGGCCGCGATGCTGCGCAAAGGCCAACCCGCGTGGTATTTGACGAAGGGCATCACGTATTCGAAGCCGCAGATTCCACTTTTTCCGCCGCGCTGACGGGTGCCGAAACCATCGAACTGCGCCGGTGGGTAATTGGCCCTGAAGGCAAATCACGCGGGCGGCGGCGCGGGCTTTCGGCGCGACTGGCCGACGTTGCCAGTTATGACGAGGAAGGTGCCCGTGCGATCACGCAGGCGCGCGAAGCCGCCGAAGCCCTGCCCGGCGATGGCTGGCTGGCCCGCGTGGTGGAAGGCATGCCCTCAGGTCCGCTGGAAGAACTGTTGAGTGCGGCGCGCGCGCTGTCTTATGCCCGTGACGAAAGCGGCGGGCAGGAAGCGGGCTACGGTCTTGAAACCGAAATCGTCCAGTTGGACGGGCCGTTCATCGAAGTGGCCGGTCGTGCACAGGAAGCGCTGGAGGCGTTGCGCAAACCACTGGTGCGGCTGGGGCTGCGGCTGGAAGCACTGATCGAAGACGGGCCGGACTGGCTGGATGGCCCCGCACGCGCGCGGATCGAAGGTGCGCGCAGTGCCATAGGCTGGCGGTCAGACCTGATTGCAGGATGGGTCGCACTGCTGGCGCGACTGGGCGGCCCCGGCGATCCCGATTATGTCGATTGGATCGCCGTGGAACGATCTGACGGGCGCGAATGGGACGTCGGGCTGCACCGCCATTTCCTTGATCCGATGAAGCCCTTTGCCGAAACCGTGCTGGCCCCGGCCCACGGCGTGATGATGACGTCTGCAACCCTGCGCGATGGTGACGATTGGGACAGTGCGATCACCCGCAGCGGTGCGCCACATCTGGACATCATGCCCCGGCTGTTTTCCGCCGAAAGCCCGTTCGACTATGCCAATCAGGCCGAAGTGCTGATCGTAACCGACGTTCCCAAAGGCGATATTCCCGCGCTGGCAGCGGCCTATGGACGATTGATCGAGGCATCAGGGGGCGGTGCATTGGGCCTTTTCACCGCGATCCGCCGGTTGCGCGCGGTTTATGGACGGATAGCTGACCGGTTGGCGCGTGGCGGATTGCCGCTGTTCGCCCAGCATGTTGATCCCATCGATACCGGCACGCTGGTCGACATTTTCCGCGATGATCCGCGCGCCTCACTATTGGGCACCGATGCGTTGCGCGATGGAGTGGACGTGCCCGGCCATTCACTGCGGCTGGTGGTCATGGAACAGGTGCCATGGCCAAAACCTTCGATCCTGCACCGCGCGCGCAGGCTCGAAGGCGGCGGGCAGGCGCATGATGACCGAATTATCCGCGCGCGGCTCGCACAGGCCTTTGGGCGGCTTATCCGCAGCACTGGTGACAAAGGGCACTTCATCGTGCTGTCCGCTGCCTTCCCATCGCGCCTGTTGTCCGCCTTCCCGGCAGGCACACCGATCCGGCGGGTAACGCTGGATGTGGCTTTACAAAGTGTCAGCGGGGGTGTTTCTGGATTGGACGCTGCAACAACGCGCGATGAGAGGATTTTGTGA
- a CDS encoding flagellin N-terminal helical domain-containing protein produces the protein MAVINTNISAVRATNASNSAAKMLGTAMERLSTGKRINGAKDDAAGLAITTTMTAQIRGMNQGVRNANDGISFAQTADGALNEVTSMLQRIRELAVQAKSGTYQASDRDAMQSEVENLTSQISEVLTKTKFNGNNLFAIETAPVAADDLQFTIQTGAETSDTVTLVSKAFDGDDLFGTGNVAYSATATQSLKVNDTVAGDGSGTTNASTTIDNVDAALASVSATRAGLGAGQNRLESVVNNLNDNVTNLSDARSRIMDTDYSAETTAMAKAQILSQASTAMIAQANQAQQNVLSLLK, from the coding sequence ATGGCAGTCATCAATACGAACATCAGCGCCGTTCGCGCGACCAATGCTTCAAATTCAGCGGCCAAGATGCTGGGCACAGCAATGGAGCGCCTGTCGACCGGCAAGCGCATCAACGGTGCCAAGGACGATGCGGCAGGGCTTGCGATCACCACCACCATGACCGCACAGATTCGCGGCATGAACCAGGGTGTGCGCAACGCTAACGACGGCATTTCCTTTGCGCAGACCGCCGACGGCGCGCTGAACGAAGTGACTTCGATGCTGCAGCGTATCCGCGAATTGGCGGTTCAGGCCAAATCGGGCACCTATCAGGCGTCAGACCGCGATGCGATGCAATCGGAAGTGGAAAACCTGACCAGCCAGATCAGCGAAGTTCTCACCAAGACGAAGTTCAATGGCAACAACCTGTTCGCGATTGAAACCGCGCCGGTTGCCGCCGATGATCTGCAGTTCACCATCCAGACCGGCGCGGAAACGTCGGACACGGTGACGCTGGTCAGCAAGGCTTTCGACGGCGATGATCTGTTCGGCACGGGCAACGTCGCCTATTCGGCGACGGCCACCCAGTCGCTCAAGGTCAACGATACCGTGGCGGGCGATGGCAGCGGCACCACCAATGCCAGCACGACCATCGATAACGTCGATGCCGCACTTGCTTCGGTCAGCGCCACGCGCGCCGGGTTGGGGGCCGGGCAGAACCGGCTGGAATCGGTGGTCAACAACCTCAACGACAACGTCACCAACCTGTCGGACGCCCGTTCACGCATCATGGACACGGACTATTCGGCGGAAACCACAGCCATGGCCAAGGCGCAGATCCTGTCGCAGGCTTCCACCGCCATGATTGCACAGGCCAATCAGGCCCAGCAGAATGTTCTTTCGCTTCTGAAGTAA
- a CDS encoding lysine--tRNA ligase, with product MTDIIKTAAQTSKAWPFEEARKLIKRFPGGKRDADGTLVPVLFETGYGPSGLPHIGTFQEVLRTTLVRRAYEVLTGGHPTRLVAFSDDMDGLRKVPDNVPNKALLDAHLGHPLSRIPDPFEKFESFAHHNNAMLRDFLDRFGFDYEFVSASDRYNSGEFDDALKNVLRHFQSILDIMLPTLREERRKTYSPVLPVSPTTGEVLQVSVEVVDADAGIVRFTDSNGKVVEQSILGGKSKLQWKVDWAMRWVALGVDYEMCGKDLTDSVTQSGKIAQVLGGRRPEGLIYELFLDEKGEKISKSKGNGLTIEQWLEYGSEESLGFYLFREPKSAKSLHVGIIPRAVDEYWQFREKIPAQPIEQQLGNPVWHLLRANGDSEGEGGDKLPVTYGLLLNLVGVLGAQATREQVWSYLGNYVENADPAAHPALDGLVTCALAYNRDFIAPTLQRRKPEGTEAQALAALDEELAATSDDATAELLQNIVYEIGKDPHYGFEQLRDWFKCLYETLLGSAQGPRMGSFIALYGVGNTRKLIAEALGE from the coding sequence ATGACAGACATCATCAAGACCGCCGCACAGACGTCGAAGGCTTGGCCTTTCGAGGAAGCCCGCAAGCTTATCAAGCGGTTCCCCGGCGGAAAACGTGATGCCGACGGCACGCTTGTCCCGGTGCTGTTCGAAACCGGATATGGTCCCAGCGGTTTGCCGCATATCGGCACCTTTCAGGAAGTGCTGCGCACCACGCTGGTCCGTCGCGCTTATGAAGTGCTGACCGGCGGCCATCCCACCCGGCTGGTTGCGTTCTCTGATGACATGGACGGTCTGCGCAAGGTGCCGGACAATGTGCCGAACAAGGCACTGCTTGACGCGCATCTGGGCCACCCGCTCAGCCGCATTCCCGATCCGTTTGAAAAGTTTGAAAGTTTCGCCCACCACAACAACGCCATGCTGCGCGATTTCCTTGATCGCTTTGGCTTCGATTATGAATTCGTGTCCGCATCGGATCGCTATAATTCCGGCGAGTTTGACGATGCGCTGAAGAACGTCCTGCGCCATTTTCAGTCCATTCTGGACATCATGCTGCCCACCTTGCGCGAAGAACGCCGCAAAACCTATTCGCCTGTCCTGCCGGTTTCGCCCACCACGGGCGAGGTGCTGCAGGTTTCGGTGGAAGTGGTCGATGCCGATGCTGGCATCGTTCGCTTTACCGACAGCAACGGCAAAGTGGTCGAACAGTCGATCCTTGGCGGCAAGTCCAAGCTGCAATGGAAGGTCGACTGGGCGATGCGCTGGGTTGCGCTGGGCGTCGATTATGAAATGTGCGGCAAGGATCTGACCGACAGTGTTACGCAGTCGGGCAAGATCGCGCAGGTTCTGGGCGGTCGCCGTCCCGAAGGGCTGATCTACGAACTCTTTCTTGATGAGAAGGGCGAGAAGATCTCCAAGTCTAAGGGCAATGGCCTGACCATTGAGCAGTGGCTGGAATACGGCAGCGAGGAATCGCTGGGCTTCTATCTGTTCCGCGAACCCAAGAGCGCCAAGTCGCTGCATGTCGGTATCATTCCGCGCGCGGTGGATGAATACTGGCAGTTCCGGGAAAAAATTCCCGCTCAACCGATTGAGCAACAGCTCGGCAACCCGGTGTGGCACCTGCTGCGCGCCAACGGGGATTCCGAAGGCGAAGGTGGCGATAAACTCCCTGTCACCTATGGCCTTTTGTTGAACCTTGTCGGTGTGCTGGGCGCACAGGCCACGCGCGAACAGGTCTGGTCCTATCTTGGCAACTATGTCGAGAATGCCGATCCTGCCGCACATCCCGCGCTTGACGGGCTAGTGACCTGCGCGCTCGCCTATAACCGCGATTTCATTGCGCCCACCCTGCAACGCCGCAAGCCCGAAGGGACAGAAGCGCAGGCGCTGGCGGCTCTTGATGAAGAACTGGCGGCAACCAGTGATGATGCGACGGCGGAGCTGTTGCAGAATATCGTCTACGAAATCGGCAAAGACCCGCACTACGGGTTCGAGCAGCTTCGGGACTGGTTCAAGTGTTTGTACGAAACGCTGCTGGGTTCGGCGCAAGGACCGCGCATGGGCAGCTTCATCGCGCTCTATGGCGTTGGCAACACCCGTAAACTGATCGCCGAGGCACTTGGTGAATGA
- a CDS encoding glutathionylspermidine synthase family protein: MQRQTLVPRDHWQAAVKDLGLLWHSDATGPYWDESACYQFTLDQIETIEAATEELHRLYRAAGDRIANDERLMSLCGIPAHYHAAVSDAWDRQDPALDFGRFDLAWDGTGQPKLLEYNCDTPTSLLETAIVQWYWKEEVFPAFDQLNSLHERLIERWEQVAHALPGRRVWFTHVADSVHEDTMTTTYMRDLAEQAGLETRGLLVEQIGLDAAGRIVDQDDYLMTALFKLYPWEWLAAEEFAQAIVPHMANTAWIEPVWKMMWSNKAVLAMLWDMAPGHPNLLPASFDPQDITGDYVSKPVLAREGANIEVVADGQVIASTGGAYQAGGRVWQQRYPLRDFGAGYPVLGSWCVGGEAAGLGIREDGLITSNRARFVPHIIVD, from the coding sequence ATGCAGCGTCAAACGCTTGTCCCGCGTGACCATTGGCAGGCAGCGGTAAAGGATCTGGGCCTGTTGTGGCATAGCGATGCCACCGGTCCCTACTGGGATGAATCGGCATGCTATCAGTTCACGCTGGACCAGATTGAAACCATCGAGGCGGCAACCGAAGAACTGCACCGGCTTTATCGCGCGGCGGGGGACCGGATTGCGAATGACGAGCGCCTGATGTCGCTTTGCGGCATTCCAGCGCACTATCATGCTGCGGTCAGCGATGCCTGGGACCGACAAGACCCCGCGCTGGATTTCGGCCGTTTCGATCTGGCGTGGGATGGAACCGGACAACCCAAGCTGCTGGAATACAACTGCGATACGCCGACATCGCTGCTCGAAACCGCGATCGTGCAGTGGTATTGGAAGGAAGAAGTATTTCCCGCGTTCGACCAGCTTAACAGCCTGCACGAACGCTTGATAGAACGCTGGGAGCAAGTGGCTCATGCTCTGCCCGGTCGGCGGGTGTGGTTCACCCATGTTGCGGACAGTGTACACGAAGACACCATGACCACCACCTATATGCGCGACCTTGCCGAACAGGCCGGGCTGGAAACGCGCGGGTTGCTGGTTGAACAGATCGGCCTCGATGCTGCGGGGCGAATCGTGGATCAGGATGATTACCTGATGACCGCGCTGTTCAAACTCTATCCGTGGGAATGGCTGGCGGCAGAGGAGTTCGCGCAGGCGATCGTGCCGCACATGGCCAATACCGCGTGGATTGAGCCGGTGTGGAAGATGATGTGGAGCAACAAGGCAGTGTTGGCCATGTTGTGGGACATGGCCCCCGGCCACCCCAACCTGTTGCCCGCATCGTTCGATCCGCAAGACATCACCGGCGACTACGTTTCAAAGCCGGTACTGGCGCGCGAAGGTGCAAACATCGAAGTGGTGGCGGACGGGCAGGTCATTGCCAGCACCGGCGGTGCATATCAGGCAGGGGGACGAGTGTGGCAGCAGCGCTACCCTTTGCGCGATTTCGGTGCTGGCTATCCCGTGCTGGGAAGCTGGTGTGTGGGCGGCGAAGCGGCGGGACTGGGCATCCGTGAAGACGGACTGATTACCAGCAACCGCGCGCGCTTCGTGCCCCACATTATCGTGGACTGA
- a CDS encoding DUF350 domain-containing protein, whose protein sequence is MLDYFVAALPHFLAYFASAVALAALFLFLYAQATPHREFTLIRQGNAAAATQLVGTFLGFAVPVAVVISHSVSLADMLLWSVVAALVQLAVFVVIARFVFRAISDRITEGCVASGVFVGGMGLGTGILQAACMVP, encoded by the coding sequence ATGCTTGACTATTTTGTGGCGGCCCTGCCGCATTTTCTGGCCTATTTTGCATCAGCCGTAGCGCTGGCCGCACTGTTCCTGTTCCTTTATGCGCAGGCAACACCTCACCGCGAATTTACTTTGATCCGTCAAGGTAACGCTGCGGCTGCAACCCAGCTTGTCGGCACCTTCCTTGGCTTTGCCGTGCCGGTAGCGGTGGTCATCAGCCATTCGGTCAGCCTTGCCGACATGCTGTTGTGGAGCGTGGTTGCCGCGCTGGTGCAACTGGCCGTTTTTGTCGTGATTGCGCGGTTCGTGTTCCGGGCCATATCTGACAGGATCACAGAAGGGTGTGTTGCTTCCGGCGTTTTCGTCGGCGGCATGGGCCTTGGCACAGGCATCCTTCAGGCCGCGTGCATGGTGCCCTGA